A part of Eschrichtius robustus isolate mEscRob2 chromosome 20, mEscRob2.pri, whole genome shotgun sequence genomic DNA contains:
- the TMEM95 gene encoding sperm-egg fusion protein TMEM95 isoform X2, with protein sequence MWMLALGGIFLAAAQACVFCRFPDHDLSGRLAQLCSQMEAQWKDCEVSWNFSAFALDDASLKKVTEKTHRVLRVIEIKGSLLSSLLSYWKWLQKTKLPEYNREALCAPACRGSTILYNCSTCQGFEVYCWPRKRCFPGSHDLWEARILLLFVSGAVLLLGILSLAVE encoded by the exons ATGTGGATGCTGGCACtaggtgggatcttcctggcagCCGCCCAGGCCTGTGTCTTCTGCCGCTTCCCAGACCATGACTTGTCGGGCCGCCTGGCTCAGCTTTGCAGCCAGATGGAGGCCCAGTGGAAGGACTGTGAGGTCTCCTGGAACTTCTCGGCCTTTGCCTTAG ATGATGCATCCTTGAAAAAAGTCACAGAGAAGACTCACAGAGTCCTGAGGGTCATAG AGATCAAAGGGTCTCTTCTCTCCTCACTCCTTTCATATTGGAAATGGCTTCAAAAGACCAAGCTCCCAGAATACAACAGGGAAG CTCTCTGCGCTCCCGCCTGCC GGGGCAGCACCATCCTGTACAACTGCTCCACCTGCCAGGGCTTCGAGGTGTACTGCTGGCCCCGAAAGCGCTGCTTCCCAG GAAGTCACGATCTTTGGGAAGCCAGGATTCTGCTGCTCTTTGTCTCCGGAGCTGTCCTGCTCCTGGGTATTCTGAGCCTCGCGGTGGAGTGA
- the KCTD11 gene encoding BTB/POZ domain-containing protein KCTD11: MLGAMFRAGTPMTPNLNPQGGGHYFIDRDGKAFRHILNFLRLGRLDLPRGYGETALLRAEADFYQIRPLLDALRELEASRGTPAPTAALLHADVDSSPRLVHFSARRGPHHYELSSVQVDTFRANLFCTDPECLGAMRARFGVANEDRAERGPHFHLEWAPCPAELPEVEYRRLGLQPLWTGEPGERREVVGTPGFLEEVLRVALEHGFRLDSVFPDPEDLLNSRSLRFVRH; the protein is encoded by the coding sequence ATGCTGGGGGCCATGTTTAGGGCCGGTACCCCCATGACCCCCAACCTCAATCCCCAGGGAGGCGGCCACTACTTTATCGACCGAGATGGCAAGGCCTTCCGGCACATCCTCAATTTCCTACGGCTGGGCCGCCTGGACCTGCCCCGTGGATACGGGGAGACAGCGCTTCTCAGGGCAGAGGCTGACTTTTACCAGATCCGGCCCCTCCTGGATGCCCTGCGGGAACTGGAGGCCTCTCGGGGGACCCCGGCACCCACAGCCGCCCTGCTCCACGCAGACGTAGATAGCAGCCCCCGCCTGGTGCACTTCTCTGCTCGTCGGGGCCCACACCACTATGAGCTGAGCTCTGTCCAGGTGGACACCTTCCGGGCCAACCTCTTCTGCACTGACCCTGAGTGTCTGGGTGCCATGCGTGCCCGATTTGGTGTGGCCAATGAGGACAGGGCGGAGAGAGGCCCACACTTTCATCTGGAATGGGCCCCCTGCCCTGCAGAGCTCCCCGAAGTGGAGTACAGGAGACTGGGGCTGCAGCCGCTGTGGACTGGGGAGCCAGGAGAGCGACGGGAGGTGGTGGGCACTccgggcttcctggaggaggtgctgcGGGTGGCCCTGGAGCATGGCTTCCGTCTCGACTCCGTCTTCCCTGACCCCGAAGACCTGCTCAACTCCCGATCTCTGCGCTTTGTCCGGCACTAG
- the TMEM95 gene encoding sperm-egg fusion protein TMEM95 isoform X1: MWMLALGGIFLAAAQACVFCRFPDHDLSGRLAQLCSQMEAQWKDCEVSWNFSAFALDDASLKKVTEKTHRVLRVIEIKGSLLSSLLSYWKWLQKTKLPEYNREALCAPACRGSTILYNCSTCQGFEVYCWPRKRCFPGSLGSQDSAALCLRSCPAPGYSEPRGGVQPPTSKK; encoded by the exons ATGTGGATGCTGGCACtaggtgggatcttcctggcagCCGCCCAGGCCTGTGTCTTCTGCCGCTTCCCAGACCATGACTTGTCGGGCCGCCTGGCTCAGCTTTGCAGCCAGATGGAGGCCCAGTGGAAGGACTGTGAGGTCTCCTGGAACTTCTCGGCCTTTGCCTTAG ATGATGCATCCTTGAAAAAAGTCACAGAGAAGACTCACAGAGTCCTGAGGGTCATAG AGATCAAAGGGTCTCTTCTCTCCTCACTCCTTTCATATTGGAAATGGCTTCAAAAGACCAAGCTCCCAGAATACAACAGGGAAG CTCTCTGCGCTCCCGCCTGCC GGGGCAGCACCATCCTGTACAACTGCTCCACCTGCCAGGGCTTCGAGGTGTACTGCTGGCCCCGAAAGCGCTGCTTCCCAG GATCTTTGGGAAGCCAGGATTCTGCTGCTCTTTGTCTCCGGAGCTGTCCTGCTCCTGGGTATTCTGAGCCTCGCGGTGGA GTACAGCCACCTACAAGCAAAAAGTGA